One genomic segment of Alkalimarinus alittae includes these proteins:
- a CDS encoding exodeoxyribonuclease VII small subunit produces MSDEIKTTLKSEPPLDFEQSLRQLEDIVRKMEQGELSLESSLGAFEEGVKLTRNCQAALQRAEQKVKILIENSDGEFSLADFNSTND; encoded by the coding sequence ATGTCTGATGAAATAAAAACAACCTTAAAAAGTGAACCCCCCCTTGATTTCGAGCAATCCTTACGTCAACTCGAAGACATTGTCCGAAAAATGGAGCAAGGAGAGCTAAGCCTTGAAAGCTCCTTAGGCGCATTCGAAGAGGGTGTTAAACTTACTCGGAATTGTCAGGCGGCACTGCAAAGAGCTGAACAGAAAGTAAAAATCTTAATAGAGAATTCGGACGGTGAATTTTCATTAGCCGACTTCAACTCAACTAACGACTAA
- a CDS encoding PilZ domain-containing protein gives MHNNNQERRRYFRIVDQVAISYRLLSEEEGAAAGLGINSPAALVVQLENQISASLETLRSIQPQVHELLELFNRKINLVLALDDSISESDSDQIKRAQQVNISACGIAFPSNEQLKPNDKILLELTLFPSNICLKMVSVVIGSELLEEPVGNDAYIIRADFLDISSNEQEVLVQHIIKRQTMQLKERRESRQK, from the coding sequence ATGCATAATAATAACCAAGAGCGAAGACGTTACTTTAGAATAGTGGATCAAGTGGCCATTAGTTACAGGCTATTATCTGAAGAAGAGGGTGCCGCTGCCGGGTTGGGTATTAATTCGCCAGCAGCGTTGGTTGTGCAGCTCGAAAATCAAATATCGGCTTCACTTGAAACGTTGCGCTCTATTCAACCTCAGGTACATGAATTATTAGAATTATTTAATCGTAAAATCAATTTAGTGTTGGCGTTGGATGACTCAATATCTGAATCAGATAGCGATCAAATAAAGCGCGCGCAGCAAGTTAATATCAGTGCCTGCGGCATCGCATTTCCATCAAATGAGCAGCTGAAGCCAAATGACAAAATTCTACTTGAGCTGACGTTATTCCCGTCTAATATTTGCCTTAAAATGGTGTCGGTTGTGATCGGAAGTGAGTTGCTGGAAGAGCCTGTAGGTAATGACGCTTATATTATACGAGCTGATTTTCTGGATATAAGTAGTAATGAGCAAGAAGTACTCGTACAGCATATAATTAAGCGACAGACTATGCAGCTCAAAGAAAGGCGAGAGTCGCGCCAAAAATAA
- a CDS encoding methyl-accepting chemotaxis protein, with the protein MKINMPVTDNEISFSENDTLLSTTDLKGTITYVSQEFITVSGFSEEELIGENHNMVRHPDMPPELFEDLWNTLKSGKPWVQVIKNRCKNGDYYWVKSNITPVLKDGNVVEYMSVRVKPTREEIANAEIAIKKIKDGKLRIENGNLIKPGVASLLAKLGNIKLTHQFIALGLVFTFLVATIVVQLNLQKEDVNFSSKELLGVEYIKPLRVLLELTPKHRGMTNAFLKGDTSFENKIRALRGDIRKAFTSAKEVDERLGRLLDSTQSLKMLSEEWESLESRSLTLTPAQSFALHTDFIHNLLQFIVHIGDTSNLILDPKLESFYNMDLIVNRIPQLIELMGRTRGLATGILAEDKDTSLVEQGLLSELTAELGLSNKRVSRSYNSSANASQEASKFLANQGRKTELAVENFINSIAHVRDGNYIGDSSTLFESGTSAISESFALYDQSVRLLETQLQRRIDNLSFIFYSISLATIISIFLVASIGIAVSRRTFSTINKSLANLASISNGDYKQTLEMIGNNELSMLTRGITSMRIKTGFAVDDATKKAAASTRIKEALDNVSANVMVADTDRNIIYMNDAINATLKNAEADIQTELPRFSVGELLGGSLDALNKKPEQQARLLETLTTTLETSLFIGGRTLDLSINPVINENNARLGTVIELKDRTLEVAIEKEIDAIVESAAQGDLSKRIPLGDKDGFFKKLSIGLNDLLESSSSFVSDIGQLFAQLADGDLTKSISNEYEGDFQRIKEDANGTVSRLTDIISQIREAANTVHTAANEIAQGNTDLSQRTEEQASSLEETASSMEEITATVKQSSDNASEANHLAFEAKTKAQQGGETVQEAVKAMKEILTSSNRINDIIGVIDEIAFQTNLLALNAAVEAARAGEQGRGFAVVAGEVRSLSKRSADAAKEIKDLIRDSVVKVETGSMLVNESGDTLGAIVHAVDQVAGMINEVSTAASEQSSGIEQINQAVVQMDEMTQQNAALVEEASAASEAMSEQASSMNRLIGFFKVDAYTENAPTYGQRQSNQEAIKSYYPHQLPKSEAGGGNAASFSNDDDWEDF; encoded by the coding sequence ATGAAGATCAACATGCCGGTCACAGATAATGAGATTAGCTTTTCAGAAAATGACACTCTCTTATCGACGACCGACCTCAAGGGGACTATCACCTACGTAAGCCAAGAGTTTATTACTGTAAGTGGCTTTAGTGAAGAAGAGCTTATTGGCGAAAACCATAACATGGTGCGCCACCCCGACATGCCTCCCGAACTATTTGAAGACTTATGGAACACTTTAAAGTCTGGCAAACCTTGGGTACAAGTAATTAAAAACCGTTGCAAAAACGGTGATTATTATTGGGTTAAATCTAATATAACGCCGGTTCTTAAAGACGGTAATGTTGTCGAGTACATGTCTGTACGCGTAAAACCGACACGTGAAGAAATTGCCAACGCTGAAATAGCGATAAAGAAAATTAAAGATGGCAAGCTTCGAATTGAAAACGGCAACCTAATTAAACCGGGAGTTGCATCTCTTCTGGCTAAACTTGGCAATATTAAACTGACTCACCAGTTCATAGCGTTAGGGTTAGTTTTTACTTTCCTTGTAGCGACCATTGTCGTTCAACTCAACCTTCAAAAAGAGGATGTCAACTTCTCATCAAAAGAGCTGCTAGGTGTTGAGTATATAAAGCCTCTACGGGTTCTACTAGAACTCACACCGAAGCATCGAGGAATGACGAATGCATTCCTTAAGGGCGACACATCTTTCGAGAATAAAATACGAGCGCTTAGAGGCGATATACGTAAGGCTTTTACCTCAGCAAAAGAAGTTGATGAGCGCCTAGGCCGTTTATTAGACTCAACCCAAAGCCTCAAAATGCTATCTGAGGAGTGGGAGTCATTAGAATCAAGATCGCTAACACTGACGCCAGCTCAAAGCTTTGCACTGCACACCGACTTTATACATAATTTATTACAATTTATCGTGCATATAGGGGATACATCGAATCTCATTTTAGACCCAAAGCTAGAAAGCTTTTATAACATGGATTTAATTGTTAACCGCATCCCTCAATTAATCGAACTAATGGGGCGCACAAGAGGCCTAGCCACTGGAATTCTGGCAGAAGATAAAGACACATCACTTGTTGAGCAAGGTCTACTTAGCGAGCTTACGGCAGAACTAGGTTTATCCAATAAACGTGTTTCTAGGTCTTACAATAGCAGCGCGAATGCCAGCCAAGAAGCCTCTAAATTTTTAGCAAACCAAGGAAGAAAAACAGAGCTTGCTGTTGAAAACTTTATTAATTCAATCGCACATGTGAGAGACGGTAATTATATCGGAGATAGTTCAACCCTATTTGAATCAGGCACCTCCGCGATATCGGAGTCATTTGCGCTATATGACCAGTCAGTTCGCTTGCTCGAAACCCAGCTTCAGCGCCGTATCGACAATCTATCATTCATATTTTACAGCATCTCGCTAGCAACCATTATTTCAATATTCTTAGTCGCCAGTATCGGAATTGCCGTTAGCCGAAGAACCTTTAGTACAATTAATAAAAGCCTCGCGAACCTAGCCTCTATAAGCAACGGCGATTACAAGCAAACACTGGAGATGATTGGTAATAACGAGCTATCAATGCTTACAAGAGGTATTACCTCTATGCGGATTAAAACGGGCTTTGCAGTCGACGACGCGACTAAAAAAGCAGCCGCCTCCACACGCATAAAAGAAGCATTGGATAATGTTAGCGCTAACGTAATGGTGGCAGACACTGACCGAAACATTATCTACATGAACGATGCCATCAACGCGACATTAAAAAATGCTGAAGCCGATATTCAAACAGAACTACCTAGGTTCAGTGTAGGAGAGCTATTAGGCGGTTCCTTAGATGCCCTGAATAAGAAGCCTGAGCAACAGGCTCGCCTACTGGAAACACTCACCACGACCCTCGAAACATCCTTATTTATTGGCGGACGCACTTTAGATTTATCAATTAACCCTGTTATCAATGAAAACAATGCGCGCTTAGGCACCGTTATTGAATTAAAAGATAGGACACTCGAAGTCGCCATCGAAAAAGAGATTGATGCGATTGTAGAGTCAGCTGCGCAAGGCGATTTATCCAAACGTATTCCGCTAGGTGACAAAGATGGATTCTTTAAGAAGCTCAGCATTGGCCTTAATGACTTACTAGAGAGCTCATCCTCATTTGTTTCAGATATAGGTCAGCTATTCGCCCAGCTTGCCGATGGAGATTTAACAAAGTCAATCAGCAACGAGTACGAAGGTGATTTCCAGCGCATTAAAGAAGATGCAAACGGCACCGTTAGCCGACTGACCGATATTATTTCTCAAATAAGGGAGGCGGCCAATACTGTCCATACCGCCGCTAATGAAATAGCGCAAGGTAACACCGACCTCAGCCAGCGCACAGAGGAGCAGGCAAGCTCACTAGAAGAGACCGCGTCGAGTATGGAAGAGATAACTGCCACAGTTAAACAGAGTTCAGACAATGCAAGTGAAGCAAATCACCTCGCATTTGAAGCAAAGACCAAAGCTCAGCAAGGCGGTGAAACCGTGCAAGAAGCAGTCAAAGCAATGAAAGAAATACTGACGTCAAGCAATCGTATAAACGATATTATTGGTGTCATTGATGAAATTGCATTCCAAACCAACCTCCTCGCACTTAATGCAGCAGTAGAGGCCGCTAGAGCTGGCGAACAGGGGCGCGGCTTTGCCGTGGTGGCAGGTGAAGTCAGGAGCTTATCTAAGCGGTCAGCGGATGCTGCAAAAGAAATCAAAGACCTAATCAGAGATAGTGTCGTTAAAGTAGAAACAGGATCAATGTTAGTGAATGAGTCAGGTGATACCCTCGGCGCCATTGTTCATGCTGTTGACCAAGTAGCAGGCATGATCAACGAAGTTAGCACTGCGGCCTCAGAACAGTCATCTGGCATCGAGCAAATTAACCAAGCCGTTGTACAAATGGATGAAATGACCCAACAAAATGCAGCCTTGGTAGAAGAAGCCTCTGCTGCTAGTGAGGCAATGTCAGAGCAAGCCTCTAGCATGAATAGGCTCATTGGTTTTTTTAAAGTAGACGCTTATACCGAGAACGCACCAACCTACGGTCAACGCCAATCAAATCAAGAAGCAATAAAGTCATACTACCCCCATCAGCTTCCGAAATCTGAAGCGGGGGGAGGCAATGCAGCCTCATTTTCTAACGATGATGACTGGGAAGATTTTTGA
- the lgt gene encoding prolipoprotein diacylglyceryl transferase, translating to MLKYPQIDPVAVSIGPLKVHWYGLMYLVGFATAWFLGTKRAAKSWSPIKPEQMGDLIFYCAMGVVLGGRFGYVFFYNFDRFLDDPLWLFMVWEGGMSFHGGLIGVMLAMFWFGRQLGRTFFEISDFVAPLVPVGLGMGRLGNFIGGELWGRQTDVSWAMIFPRDAEQLLRHPSQLYQFALEGVALFAVLWWFSSRQRPKMAVSGLFLLCYGAFRIIVEFFRQPDAHLGYLAWDWLTMGQLLSLPMVLIGIGMMVWAYKMNSITGAPATDKA from the coding sequence ATGTTGAAATATCCACAAATTGACCCTGTTGCGGTGTCTATCGGGCCTCTAAAGGTTCATTGGTACGGGTTAATGTACTTAGTCGGGTTCGCAACGGCATGGTTTTTGGGCACAAAGCGAGCAGCTAAATCGTGGTCGCCGATAAAGCCAGAACAGATGGGCGATCTTATCTTTTATTGCGCTATGGGGGTCGTCTTAGGCGGTCGTTTCGGTTATGTGTTTTTCTATAACTTTGATCGATTCTTAGATGACCCATTGTGGTTATTTATGGTTTGGGAAGGGGGCATGTCGTTTCATGGTGGGTTGATTGGTGTCATGCTGGCGATGTTTTGGTTTGGGCGTCAGCTAGGGCGCACCTTTTTCGAAATATCTGATTTTGTTGCGCCTCTTGTTCCTGTGGGTTTAGGTATGGGGCGTTTAGGTAACTTTATTGGAGGCGAGCTTTGGGGTAGGCAAACAGACGTTTCATGGGCTATGATTTTTCCACGAGATGCAGAGCAACTACTTAGACACCCTTCGCAACTCTATCAATTTGCGCTTGAAGGTGTCGCATTGTTTGCGGTGTTATGGTGGTTTTCATCCCGTCAGCGTCCTAAAATGGCTGTTTCAGGCTTATTCCTACTTTGCTACGGCGCCTTTAGAATTATAGTAGAGTTCTTCCGTCAACCTGATGCTCATTTAGGGTATTTGGCCTGGGATTGGCTTACCATGGGGCAGCTGCTATCGCTACCGATGGTATTGATAGGTATTGGGATGATGGTTTGGGCCTACAAAATGAATAGTATTACTGGCGCGCCGGCGACAGACAAAGCTTAA
- a CDS encoding NRDE family protein, whose amino-acid sequence MVRITERFNIVEYRQMCLILFAWNPDSEEQLIVAANRDEFYNRPSQTAHRWKDNHHIIAGRDLQQQGTWLGITQSGRFAAVTNYRATDNRQYPYSRGALTSSFLKSEQSPEEYLHQIHDSQHQYAGFNLLVGDTSSLHYFSNRSEQPPRRLEKGIYGLSNHLLNTPWPKVTTGIKQFSQVVNGPLKAGTEKEKALLKLLQHDQPADDALLPDTGVGKMLEKLLSPLFIRSPSYGTRASTVVQIQRTGNHFFLEQSYSAEGETARKTTYKS is encoded by the coding sequence GTGGTAAGGATCACCGAAAGATTTAATATTGTTGAGTATCGACAAATGTGCCTTATTTTATTTGCTTGGAATCCCGATTCTGAGGAACAACTGATCGTCGCAGCCAACAGGGATGAGTTTTATAACCGCCCTAGCCAAACCGCTCACCGCTGGAAAGACAACCATCATATAATAGCAGGTAGAGACTTACAGCAGCAGGGTACTTGGCTAGGCATTACTCAATCAGGCAGGTTTGCCGCCGTCACTAATTACAGAGCAACCGATAACCGCCAGTATCCTTACTCTAGGGGCGCATTAACCAGCAGTTTCTTGAAAAGCGAACAAAGCCCTGAAGAATATTTACATCAGATTCATGATAGCCAACATCAATACGCAGGCTTTAACTTATTAGTAGGCGATACATCGTCTCTACACTATTTTTCGAACCGAAGCGAACAGCCCCCTCGACGTCTTGAGAAAGGTATTTATGGTCTTAGCAATCATTTATTAAATACGCCGTGGCCAAAAGTAACGACAGGCATTAAACAGTTTAGCCAAGTAGTAAATGGGCCATTAAAGGCGGGTACCGAGAAAGAGAAGGCGTTATTAAAATTACTTCAACATGACCAACCTGCAGATGACGCTCTATTGCCCGACACGGGGGTCGGTAAGATGCTTGAGAAGCTGCTATCCCCCTTGTTTATAAGAAGCCCGAGTTACGGGACGCGAGCCAGCACAGTCGTTCAAATACAGCGCACCGGCAATCACTTCTTTTTAGAACAAAGCTATTCTGCAGAAGGAGAAACTGCAAGAAAAACAACCTATAAAAGTTAA
- a CDS encoding thymidylate synthase, whose protein sequence is MKAYLDLMQDVVDNGTDKGDRTGVGTRSVFGRQIRFDLSKGFPLVTTKKIHLKSVIYELLWFLKGSTDNNWLQERGVSIWDAWATEKGDLGPIYGKQWRSWMAPNGETVDQITDVIEQIKSKPDSRRLIVSAWNPAELPDESIGPQANVEQGRMALAPCHCLFQFYVLDGKLSCQLYQRSADLFLGVPFNIASYALLTHMIADQCGLGVGEFIHTFGDCHLYQNHLNEDIVFKQLKREPHKLPQLLIKRKPESIFDYEFEDFEVEGYEPEGLIRAPIAI, encoded by the coding sequence ATGAAAGCATATTTGGATTTAATGCAGGATGTAGTTGATAACGGAACGGACAAAGGAGATAGAACCGGTGTTGGAACGCGTTCTGTTTTTGGTCGACAGATTCGTTTTGATTTGTCCAAAGGCTTTCCGTTAGTCACCACCAAAAAGATTCATCTAAAAAGTGTTATTTACGAACTGCTTTGGTTTCTAAAAGGCTCAACGGATAATAATTGGTTGCAAGAGCGCGGCGTATCTATTTGGGATGCTTGGGCGACTGAAAAGGGTGATTTAGGGCCTATTTATGGTAAGCAGTGGCGTAGTTGGATGGCACCCAATGGTGAGACGGTTGACCAGATTACGGATGTAATCGAACAGATTAAGTCTAAGCCTGATTCACGACGGCTTATTGTTTCGGCCTGGAATCCAGCTGAGCTACCGGATGAATCTATAGGACCTCAAGCGAATGTTGAACAGGGTAGAATGGCGTTAGCACCCTGCCATTGCTTATTTCAGTTTTATGTCTTAGACGGTAAATTATCTTGTCAGCTATATCAGCGAAGTGCTGATTTGTTCTTAGGTGTGCCCTTTAATATTGCAAGCTATGCGTTGTTAACGCACATGATTGCAGATCAGTGTGGGCTAGGTGTGGGTGAGTTTATTCATACATTTGGAGACTGTCATCTTTACCAGAATCATCTTAATGAAGACATCGTATTTAAGCAATTGAAGCGAGAGCCTCACAAACTTCCTCAGTTGCTCATTAAGCGCAAGCCCGAGAGTATTTTTGACTATGAATTTGAAGATTTTGAAGTTGAAGGATATGAGCCCGAAGGGCTGATCAGAGCGCCTATTGCAATATGA
- a CDS encoding flagellar motor protein MotB: MSDEDEQDCPECPVGLPAWLATFADLMSLLMCFFVLLLSFSEMDVLKFKRLAGSMRESFGVQNQVKVNDVPKGTSIIAQEFSPGKPDPSPLQIVMQHTTDPNQPTLKVLCDAEVEKAIEDQCSDTDGERRAVNEAVADKLKELVEQTESNAMDMAAKLEAEIRSDMLEIETRGRKIVIRVQEQGSFSSGSARLQSDFLPVLDKLIQMLSEIEGEITVEGHTDNIPINTDQFPSNWDLSVARALEVAHGLFDDGGLDQGRFTVVGLADTEPLVPNDTPEGRAKNRRVEITLQEPSGAELKDSIRKAREVDAGSLRGDELEGFEDLDPHDIF, from the coding sequence ATGAGTGATGAAGATGAACAGGATTGTCCCGAATGCCCCGTGGGTCTTCCTGCATGGTTAGCGACATTTGCAGACTTAATGTCGTTGCTGATGTGCTTTTTTGTATTGCTGCTCTCTTTTTCTGAAATGGATGTGCTTAAATTTAAGCGCTTGGCTGGCTCTATGAGAGAGTCGTTCGGTGTCCAGAATCAGGTTAAAGTGAATGATGTTCCTAAAGGGACGAGTATTATTGCGCAAGAATTTTCTCCGGGAAAGCCAGATCCATCACCCTTACAGATTGTCATGCAGCACACGACGGACCCTAATCAGCCAACGTTAAAAGTGCTTTGTGATGCAGAGGTAGAGAAAGCGATTGAAGATCAGTGCTCTGATACCGATGGTGAAAGGCGGGCAGTCAATGAAGCGGTCGCAGATAAATTGAAGGAGTTGGTTGAACAGACTGAAAGCAACGCGATGGATATGGCGGCCAAGCTTGAGGCTGAAATTCGCAGTGATATGCTCGAAATAGAAACACGCGGTAGAAAAATTGTCATAAGGGTGCAAGAGCAAGGCTCTTTTTCTTCTGGGTCGGCACGGCTGCAGTCAGATTTCTTACCTGTGTTGGATAAACTAATTCAAATGCTATCTGAGATTGAAGGCGAAATTACCGTAGAAGGGCATACCGATAACATACCGATAAATACGGATCAGTTTCCATCAAACTGGGATTTGTCAGTGGCAAGGGCGCTAGAAGTGGCGCACGGTTTGTTCGATGATGGCGGGTTAGATCAAGGGCGCTTTACTGTTGTCGGTCTGGCAGATACCGAGCCGTTGGTTCCCAATGACACCCCAGAGGGTAGGGCGAAAAATCGAAGGGTTGAAATTACCCTTCAAGAACCTTCAGGCGCTGAGTTAAAAGACAGTATTCGTAAAGCGCGAGAAGTGGATGCCGGTAGTCTTAGAGGTGATGAGCTTGAAGGCTTTGAAGACTTGGATCCCCATGATATTTTTTAA
- the pomA gene encoding flagellar motor protein PomA: MDLASLIGLIGGFAIVAMAMVLGGGIGLFLDMPSFLIVIVGTVFVALMKFTLGQFLGAGKVAAKAFMFKMDKPEELIEQIVEMADAARKGGLLSLEGKEISNDFLAKGIQLLVDGHDADVVKSLLTKDKNLAVERHQLGNSVFMSIGDVAPAMGMIGTLVGLVAMLSNMDDPKSIGPSMAVALLTTLYGAMVGNMIALPIADKLKIRMGEEQLLKSMIIDALLAIQAGQNPRVIEQMLRTYLPESKRVSADADA, from the coding sequence GTGGATTTAGCTAGCCTTATAGGCTTAATCGGTGGTTTTGCTATCGTCGCAATGGCGATGGTGTTGGGAGGCGGTATTGGACTGTTTCTTGATATGCCATCGTTCTTGATCGTAATAGTAGGCACCGTCTTTGTTGCATTAATGAAGTTCACGCTAGGACAATTCCTCGGCGCTGGAAAGGTTGCAGCAAAAGCCTTTATGTTCAAAATGGATAAGCCAGAAGAGTTGATTGAGCAAATCGTAGAGATGGCAGACGCTGCTCGTAAAGGTGGTTTACTTTCTCTCGAAGGAAAAGAAATTAGTAATGACTTTTTAGCTAAAGGTATTCAGTTATTGGTGGATGGGCATGATGCTGATGTGGTCAAATCATTATTAACCAAAGATAAAAATTTAGCAGTAGAACGGCATCAATTGGGTAATAGTGTATTTATGTCGATTGGTGATGTGGCCCCGGCAATGGGGATGATTGGTACATTGGTGGGGCTAGTGGCGATGCTCTCAAATATGGATGATCCAAAATCCATAGGCCCATCAATGGCCGTTGCACTGCTAACAACCCTTTATGGTGCCATGGTGGGTAACATGATTGCGCTGCCTATTGCGGATAAACTGAAAATAAGAATGGGTGAAGAACAACTGCTAAAATCCATGATTATTGATGCATTGTTAGCTATCCAAGCAGGGCAAAACCCGCGAGTCATTGAGCAGATGTTGAGAACATATTTACCCGAGAGTAAGCGAGTCTCTGCTGATGCAGATGCCTAG
- a CDS encoding sulfite exporter TauE/SafE family protein: MVLLLYLGLGAIAGLLAGLFGIGGGLIIVPVLVFSFAYQGISPDVLTHMAVGTSLATIVFTSISSVKTHQEKGGVRWDLFKPMAIGIVLGAVLGVFTAAELSGPVLQKIIGVFAILMAAQMGFGLKPKPTRGIPGRGGLVGVGAGIGWASAIFGIGGGSLSVPFLSWCNVRMQQAVGTSAACGLPIAVSAAITNVYKGWGDPALPEWSAGFIYLPAFVGIVITSVYFARVGATLAHRLSPEKLKRIFALLLLFVGVRFLLA, translated from the coding sequence ATGGTTCTTCTACTGTATTTAGGCTTAGGTGCTATCGCGGGATTACTTGCGGGCTTGTTTGGTATTGGTGGCGGGCTAATTATTGTACCGGTGTTGGTATTTAGCTTTGCGTATCAGGGGATTTCACCAGACGTATTAACACATATGGCGGTGGGAACCTCACTAGCAACGATTGTGTTTACGTCTATTAGCTCGGTTAAAACACACCAAGAAAAAGGCGGTGTTCGTTGGGATTTGTTTAAACCCATGGCCATTGGGATTGTGCTAGGGGCTGTGCTTGGCGTGTTTACAGCCGCGGAACTTAGTGGTCCTGTGTTACAAAAAATAATCGGTGTTTTTGCAATTTTAATGGCCGCTCAGATGGGGTTTGGGTTAAAGCCTAAACCCACTCGAGGCATACCGGGACGCGGCGGCTTAGTGGGTGTAGGTGCCGGTATTGGTTGGGCCTCGGCTATTTTTGGTATTGGTGGTGGGTCGTTATCGGTTCCTTTCTTATCGTGGTGTAATGTGCGGATGCAGCAGGCTGTAGGTACTTCTGCAGCGTGTGGTTTGCCAATTGCTGTATCTGCAGCGATAACAAATGTATATAAAGGGTGGGGGGATCCAGCCTTACCTGAGTGGAGCGCTGGTTTTATCTATTTACCTGCTTTTGTCGGGATTGTAATAACAAGTGTTTATTTTGCCCGAGTAGGGGCAACGTTGGCGCATAGGCTGTCCCCTGAAAAGTTAAAACGCATTTTTGCCCTATTGCTATTGTTTGTGGGTGTAAGGTTTCTGTTGGCCTAA
- the ispA gene encoding (2E,6E)-farnesyl diphosphate synthase, which produces MNNNDINNYFTLCQQLIDSTLNDWLAPSTTEPCKLHSAIRYSVLSGGKRIRPVLVFATTEAFGQSRERALAAACAVELIHAYSLIHDDLPAMDDDDLRRGLPTCHIKYDEATAILAGDALQAMAFEILCDRGEHSAQARLDMIKTLSVASGSLGMVGGQAIDLDSVGQQISLNSLERMHNYKTGALIEASIVLGAQSTGLDNPKTLHPLQQYARAIGLAFQVQDDILDVTSNTETLGKTQGADEARNKPTYPSLLGLEGAQQKAQALHQSALTALNDLDSLNTSRLAQISEFIINRPR; this is translated from the coding sequence ATGAATAACAACGACATCAATAACTATTTCACGCTATGTCAGCAACTTATTGATAGCACCTTGAATGACTGGCTTGCGCCTAGCACTACAGAACCCTGCAAGCTCCATTCAGCTATTCGGTATAGCGTACTCTCGGGCGGTAAAAGAATTAGACCGGTATTAGTGTTTGCGACCACAGAAGCATTTGGCCAAAGCCGAGAAAGAGCACTGGCAGCGGCTTGCGCAGTTGAGCTCATCCACGCCTACTCACTTATTCATGATGATTTACCTGCGATGGATGATGACGACCTTCGTCGAGGCTTACCCACCTGTCATATCAAGTACGACGAAGCCACTGCAATTTTAGCTGGCGACGCGCTACAGGCAATGGCATTTGAAATACTCTGCGACAGAGGTGAGCATTCAGCTCAAGCGCGTTTAGATATGATTAAAACCCTAAGTGTCGCTAGTGGCAGCCTAGGCATGGTAGGAGGTCAAGCCATTGACCTTGACTCAGTGGGCCAACAAATCAGCCTGAACTCACTAGAGCGCATGCACAACTATAAAACAGGGGCACTAATTGAAGCCAGTATTGTTTTGGGTGCACAAAGCACTGGGCTCGACAACCCCAAAACCCTGCATCCCCTTCAGCAATACGCGCGTGCCATCGGCCTCGCCTTTCAGGTTCAAGATGATATTTTAGATGTCACGAGTAATACCGAAACGCTTGGTAAAACCCAGGGTGCAGATGAGGCAAGAAACAAACCTACTTACCCATCTTTACTTGGGCTAGAGGGCGCACAGCAAAAAGCTCAAGCACTTCATCAATCGGCATTAACGGCATTGAATGACCTTGACAGCCTTAATACATCAAGGCTTGCACAAATCAGTGAGTTCATTATTAATCGCCCACGTTAA